A stretch of Deltaproteobacteria bacterium CG11_big_fil_rev_8_21_14_0_20_49_13 DNA encodes these proteins:
- a CDS encoding (Fe-S)-binding protein produces the protein MIKIRPHHLLCVRGFNGKGYSDDFIQNMARVVRALKNKKEILITFGYDDICSKCPDLNNEKCVSEEKVGKHDSLVANELDLENGKVYNTVGLSKDTDAKKTALKRYCVSCEWFDECY, from the coding sequence ATGATCAAGATCAGACCTCATCATCTTCTCTGCGTCAGGGGTTTTAACGGCAAAGGATATTCAGACGATTTCATTCAGAATATGGCAAGGGTCGTCCGCGCGCTAAAAAACAAAAAAGAGATTCTCATAACTTTTGGCTACGACGATATCTGTTCCAAATGCCCCGATTTAAATAATGAAAAGTGTGTTTCGGAAGAGAAGGTCGGAAAACACGACTCTTTAGTTGCCAATGAACTTGATTTGGAAAACGGAAAGGTTTACAACACTGTCGGTCTATCCAAAGACACAGATGCCAAAAAAACAGCGCTTAAGAGATATTGCGTCTCGTGCGAATGGTTTGACGAG